From one Lycium ferocissimum isolate CSIRO_LF1 chromosome 5, AGI_CSIRO_Lferr_CH_V1, whole genome shotgun sequence genomic stretch:
- the LOC132056389 gene encoding dof zinc finger protein DOF4.6-like isoform X2 — MDTSQWPQGIGVVKGVEPSKVVPDQRKPRPQKEQAINCPRCNSTNTKFCYYNNYSLSQPRYFCKTCRRYWTEGGSLRNVPVGGGSRKNKRSNNNNNNSSSSNSSSTSSSSSKKLLSDLANPKIINDPHDLNLTYNPIPTTTTTTTAASNFSNFSEFMALPLMNPNSTSSFMPNNLYSSSTGLPNLHDLKPSSLNFSLDGFENGYGGADHQETAHGAKLFFPMDDLKINVSTANDQFEENRGQAPDQSNGFWNGMLGGGGGSSW; from the exons ATGGATACTTCTCAGTGGCCACAG GGCATAGGAGTAGTGAAAGGTGTGGAACCCTCAAAGGTAGTGCCAGATCAACGAAAGCCAAGACCACAAAAGGAACAAGCAATAAATTGTCCAAGATGCAATTCTACAAATACAAAATTCTGTTACTACAACAATTATAGTCTCTCTCAGCCAAGGTATTTTTGCAAGACTTGTAGAAGGTACTGGACTGAAGGGGGTTCTTTAAGAAATGTCCCCGTTGGTGGTGGTTccagaaaaaacaaaagatctaataataataacaacaattcTTCTTCATCTAATAGTTCTTCcacgtcatcatcatcatccaaaAAACTTCTTTCAGATCTCGCAAACCCTAAAATAATTAACGACCCACATGACCTAAATTTGACTTATAATCCAATTCccactactactactactactactgctGCTAGCAATTTTAGCAACTTTTCTGAGTTTATGGCCTTACCCTTAATGAACCCTAATTCCACATCTTCATTTATGCCAAATAATTTGTACTCATCATCAACTGGGCTTCCTAATTTGCATGATTTGAAGCCTAGTAGCCTTAATTTTTCTTTGGATGGGTTTGAAAATGGGTATGGAGGAGCTGATCATCAAGAGACTGCTCATGGGGCAAAATTGTTTTTCcctatggatgatttgaagatTAATGTTTCAACGGCTAATGATCAGTTTGAAGAAAATAGAGGGCAAGCACCTGATCAATCTAATGGATTTTGGAATGGAATGTTGGGCGGAGGAGGAGGATCATCCTGgtaa
- the LOC132056389 gene encoding dof zinc finger protein DOF4.6-like isoform X3 yields the protein MGIGVVKGVEPSKVVPDQRKPRPQKEQAINCPRCNSTNTKFCYYNNYSLSQPRYFCKTCRRYWTEGGSLRNVPVGGGSRKNKRSNNNNNNSSSSNSSSTSSSSSKKLLSDLANPKIINDPHDLNLTYNPIPTTTTTTTAASNFSNFSEFMALPLMNPNSTSSFMPNNLYSSSTGLPNLHDLKPSSLNFSLDGFENGYGGADHQETAHGAKLFFPMDDLKINVSTANDQFEENRGQAPDQSNGFWNGMLGGGGGSSW from the exons ATG GGCATAGGAGTAGTGAAAGGTGTGGAACCCTCAAAGGTAGTGCCAGATCAACGAAAGCCAAGACCACAAAAGGAACAAGCAATAAATTGTCCAAGATGCAATTCTACAAATACAAAATTCTGTTACTACAACAATTATAGTCTCTCTCAGCCAAGGTATTTTTGCAAGACTTGTAGAAGGTACTGGACTGAAGGGGGTTCTTTAAGAAATGTCCCCGTTGGTGGTGGTTccagaaaaaacaaaagatctaataataataacaacaattcTTCTTCATCTAATAGTTCTTCcacgtcatcatcatcatccaaaAAACTTCTTTCAGATCTCGCAAACCCTAAAATAATTAACGACCCACATGACCTAAATTTGACTTATAATCCAATTCccactactactactactactactgctGCTAGCAATTTTAGCAACTTTTCTGAGTTTATGGCCTTACCCTTAATGAACCCTAATTCCACATCTTCATTTATGCCAAATAATTTGTACTCATCATCAACTGGGCTTCCTAATTTGCATGATTTGAAGCCTAGTAGCCTTAATTTTTCTTTGGATGGGTTTGAAAATGGGTATGGAGGAGCTGATCATCAAGAGACTGCTCATGGGGCAAAATTGTTTTTCcctatggatgatttgaagatTAATGTTTCAACGGCTAATGATCAGTTTGAAGAAAATAGAGGGCAAGCACCTGATCAATCTAATGGATTTTGGAATGGAATGTTGGGCGGAGGAGGAGGATCATCCTGgtaa
- the LOC132056389 gene encoding dof zinc finger protein DOF4.6-like isoform X1, translated as MVIFHITFLFFPPSNKVASKASFICFFPLLLLLPESGIGVVKGVEPSKVVPDQRKPRPQKEQAINCPRCNSTNTKFCYYNNYSLSQPRYFCKTCRRYWTEGGSLRNVPVGGGSRKNKRSNNNNNNSSSSNSSSTSSSSSKKLLSDLANPKIINDPHDLNLTYNPIPTTTTTTTAASNFSNFSEFMALPLMNPNSTSSFMPNNLYSSSTGLPNLHDLKPSSLNFSLDGFENGYGGADHQETAHGAKLFFPMDDLKINVSTANDQFEENRGQAPDQSNGFWNGMLGGGGGSSW; from the exons ATGGTGATCTTTCATatcacctttttattttttccaccTTCCAATAAAGTTGCCTCAAAAGCCagtttcatttgtttttttccGCTTCTTCTACTTCTGCCTGAAAGT GGCATAGGAGTAGTGAAAGGTGTGGAACCCTCAAAGGTAGTGCCAGATCAACGAAAGCCAAGACCACAAAAGGAACAAGCAATAAATTGTCCAAGATGCAATTCTACAAATACAAAATTCTGTTACTACAACAATTATAGTCTCTCTCAGCCAAGGTATTTTTGCAAGACTTGTAGAAGGTACTGGACTGAAGGGGGTTCTTTAAGAAATGTCCCCGTTGGTGGTGGTTccagaaaaaacaaaagatctaataataataacaacaattcTTCTTCATCTAATAGTTCTTCcacgtcatcatcatcatccaaaAAACTTCTTTCAGATCTCGCAAACCCTAAAATAATTAACGACCCACATGACCTAAATTTGACTTATAATCCAATTCccactactactactactactactgctGCTAGCAATTTTAGCAACTTTTCTGAGTTTATGGCCTTACCCTTAATGAACCCTAATTCCACATCTTCATTTATGCCAAATAATTTGTACTCATCATCAACTGGGCTTCCTAATTTGCATGATTTGAAGCCTAGTAGCCTTAATTTTTCTTTGGATGGGTTTGAAAATGGGTATGGAGGAGCTGATCATCAAGAGACTGCTCATGGGGCAAAATTGTTTTTCcctatggatgatttgaagatTAATGTTTCAACGGCTAATGATCAGTTTGAAGAAAATAGAGGGCAAGCACCTGATCAATCTAATGGATTTTGGAATGGAATGTTGGGCGGAGGAGGAGGATCATCCTGgtaa